Within the Paenibacillus pabuli genome, the region GATAACGAGCACATTACGTGGCCCTTTCAGCGCCGGTTGGGATTTCACGTATTCAATCTGTTCCTGCACCTGTGCGGCACAACCTACAGGATGGGAAGTCGTACAAATAAAACCACGCGTTCTTGGTTTAATAATCATTCATTTGCATCCTTTCATTATCAACTCATGTGTCCGTATTAAGTCCATATTCTCCAGTACATACATCCTTATTGTAAAACAATTGTCACCGAAACGGAAACCGTTTCATCTGAATTCGTCAAAAGGGTGGCATTGATTCCCTGATTTTGCGATGATAGTTCATAGTATGTATAGGAATGTAACGAAAGGAATACAAGCCCATGCTGAAGGAACGGATTGAATTTCTGAGCAAAAGAAAGCAGATTTCCCGCAAGGACCTTGTTGAGGGGCTGGTGACACAGGCCCATTTTGCGAATATACTGGCGGATCGTTATCCGCTTCCCGAGGATTTGGCGGAAGCCATTGCTTCACGCCTGGCAGTCAAGCGATCTTACCTGCTGCACGCAGCCGATCAGAGTGAGGAGACGCTGGAGCGGGCAGAGGCGATTTTTACAGAGCTGTCCATTCCGGCTTCGGTCATACCGGAAGACACCGTGCATGCACTGGAAGACCGGGATGATGCGCTGACGGTTGAACTGACGACGGCTCTGATGAAAGCTGTGTATTATCAGCAATTGAACGACGCAGCGGCGCATGAGTACATACATACATCCTATCTGAATTTTTATTTGGAGAAGTACGGTCGTCCGGATGATGTCGATCTGCCTCGCCCGCTGGCGAAAGCACTCTTGTATTATAAAGTGCAGTATTATCGTTCCAAGCTTGCCTATGTCGACGTATTGACTCACGCAACCCAGCTGAGTGAGCTGGCTCTTCTTGGAAGTGAATTTTGGCTGTCGGTACAAAATATCAAAATGGAAGCCTATATTCAGGTGAAACAATATGAAGAGGCCAAACAGGTCTTTGAGCTGACGATGCGACATGTGTATGATCAGCGGCTATTCCACCGTTTATCTGGTTTATACGTCGCTTATAGTGGTTACTGCTTCGCCATGGGGCTCGTGCAGGAAGCCCTCTCGGCTCTGACGATGGCGGAAGCCAACCTGGTGTACGCCGGAAATCAGGGAGATCTCGTTACTGCAATTGCAAACAATCGAATTGTCATGCTGACCATGACGGGTGAGTTAGACAAAGCTCAGACCGAGATTGAGCGATTTGAGACGCTGCTAAAGCAGGAACCGGGAGAAACACAGCAGGCGATGAAGCCGCTCATCTGTGTGTATCGCTGTGAGGTGGCACTGGGCCGCAAACATTGGGGCATGCTTGCGCAAAGTGTGGATCAACTGCTGATATGTGCAATAACAGAGGATCAACAGATGAGTGGAACGTTTTATCAGAGTCATCTGGCCCTAGCACATGGGAATCGTGAAGCGTTTATGGAACGGGCCCTCGCATGCCTCCCCTATTTCGAATCGACACAGCATGCAATGAGACTGGAGCCGTTATATGAGGGACTCGCGGTGGTATCCGAGGATCAGCGCAGGTATAAAGAGGCAGCGATGTATTATAAGAAGCTG harbors:
- a CDS encoding XRE family transcriptional regulator codes for the protein MLKERIEFLSKRKQISRKDLVEGLVTQAHFANILADRYPLPEDLAEAIASRLAVKRSYLLHAADQSEETLERAEAIFTELSIPASVIPEDTVHALEDRDDALTVELTTALMKAVYYQQLNDAAAHEYIHTSYLNFYLEKYGRPDDVDLPRPLAKALLYYKVQYYRSKLAYVDVLTHATQLSELALLGSEFWLSVQNIKMEAYIQVKQYEEAKQVFELTMRHVYDQRLFHRLSGLYVAYSGYCFAMGLVQEALSALTMAEANLVYAGNQGDLVTAIANNRIVMLTMTGELDKAQTEIERFETLLKQEPGETQQAMKPLICVYRCEVALGRKHWGMLAQSVDQLLICAITEDQQMSGTFYQSHLALAHGNREAFMERALACLPYFESTQHAMRLEPLYEGLAVVSEDQRRYKEAAMYYKKLVYLLRKK